One segment of Solanum stenotomum isolate F172 chromosome 1, ASM1918654v1, whole genome shotgun sequence DNA contains the following:
- the LOC125852647 gene encoding pentatricopeptide repeat-containing protein At1g06270-like: MAVAKLHFSVRPLCRSFISSARMLEESIKAVVEDKRYEQIPDILSSSEGFHRSPNPFSFLSTFPENTSVKIVDEILQSFSPIRPRYHPQIAYSCLLSYSLQSSNPLPLALAILQRTLRSGCIPVPQTHLLLSTAWIERRSKSYSVSSILLEMQDIGYAPDCGTCSYLISSLCKVDQIDEAVNVLKGMGCAGCSPDLDCYGSLIDNLSKLRMTSAIIKTLNEMVAIFGLSPRKETLVKALAAIRANKEIRRAIEVIEFLTNEGVHIGFECYQSVLEGCLESRQFILAGKFVIEMTKRGFIPYIRSRQKVVEGLISIGEWKLANAMRQRFAELRS, translated from the coding sequence ATGGCTGTTGCAAAGCTACACTTCTCTGTTCGTCCTCTTTGTCGTTCTTTTATCTCTTCAGCAAGAATGCTTGAAGAATCCATTAAAGCTGTGGTGGAAGATAAAAGATATGAACAGATTCCTGATATTCTAAGCTCTTCTGAAGGCTTTCACCGCAGTCCGAAtcccttttcatttttatccaCCTTCCCTGAAAACACAAGTGTCAAAATTGTTGACGAAATTTTACAGTCTTTTTCTCCGATCAGGCCTCGTTATCACCCTCAAATTGCATATTCCTGTCTCCTTTCCTACAGTCTCCAAAGCTCAAATCCTCTCCCACTTGCTCTTGCCATTCTCCAGCGTACCCTTCGCTCTGGCTGCATTCCAGTACCTCAAACTCACCTCCTACTCTCCACTGCATGGATTGAACGTCGGAGTAAATCCTATTCTGTTTCAAGCATATTGTTGGAAATGCAGGATATTGGATATGCACCTGATTGTGGCACTTGCAGTTACCTAATCTCATCGCTTTGTAAGGTTGATCAGATAGATGAAGCAGTTAATGTATTGAAGGGCATGGGCTGTGCTGGTTGCAGTCCGGATTTGGATTGTTATGGTTCTTTAATTGACAACTTGTCCAAGCTAAGAATGACGTCCGCTATCATAAAGACATTGAATGAAATGGTTGCCATATTTGGCTTGAGCCCCAGAAAAGAAACTTTGGTGAAAGCTTTGGCAGCAATACGGGCTAACAAAGAGATAAGGAGAGCAATTGAAGTAATTGAGTTCTTAACAAATGAgggtgtgcatattggattcgAGTGCTACCAGTCAGTGCTTGAAGGGTGCTTAGAGAGTCGGCAGTTTATTTTGGCTGGAAAGTTTGTGATAGAAATGACCAAGAGAGGCTTTATACCATACATAAGGTCAAGGCAAAAGGTTGTTGAAGGCCTGATAAGTATTGGTGAGTGGAAACTTGCCAATGCCATGAGACAGAGGTTTGCAGAGCTAAGGTCGTAG
- the LOC125852692 gene encoding UMP-CMP kinase 3-like isoform X1 → MGTVVESANQGAVSLPTNKKVTVIFVLGGPGSGKGTQCSNIVEHFGYTHLSAGDLLRAEIKSGSENGTMISNMIKEGKIVPSEVTIKLLQRAIQENGNDKFLIDGFPRNEENRAAFELVTGIEPEFVLFFDCPEAEMEKRLLGRNQGREDDNIETIRKRFNVYMESSLPVIEYYNSKGKVRKIDAVKPVEEVFEAVKAVFTPANEKVAA, encoded by the exons ATGGGGACTGTTGTCGAGTCTGCTAACCAG GGAGCAGTAAGCCTGCCAACCAACAAGAAGGTCACTGTTATTTTTGTTCTAG GTGGCCCAGGCAGTGGTAAGGGCACCCAATGTTCTAATATTGTTGAACACTTTGGGTACACCCATCTAAGTGCTGGTGATCTTCTCCGAGCAGAAATAAAATCTGGTTCCGAGAATGG GACGATGATTTCGAACATGATTAAAGAAGGGAAAATTGTTCCATCAGAGGTAACAATTAAGCTTCTCCAACGAGCAATTCAGGAAAATGGCAATGACAAGTTTCTTATTGATGGTTTCCCCCGGAATGAGGAGAACCGTGCTGCTTTTGAGTTGGTC ACTGGAATTGAGCCTGAGTTTGTGCTCTTCTTTGATTGTCCTGAAGCAGAGATGGAGAAACGCCTTTTAGGTCGGAACCAG GGAAGAGAAGATGATAATATTGAAACAATAAGGAAGCGATTCAACGTTTACATGGAATCTAGTCTACCTGTTATTGAATATTACAACTCCAAGGGGAAGGTTCGAAAG ATTGATGCTGTAAAGCCCGTTGAAGAAGTATTTGAAGCCGTTAAAGCTGTTTTTACCCCAGCTAATGAGAAG GTTGCTGCCTGA
- the LOC125852723 gene encoding uncharacterized protein LOC125852723, whose product MCCLVKTDISPFTLVKESSPRMASSSSSLAPLSFSLSSELLPSGSSHKPNSLSWSSSFPHLKISASSNLSFHKKFVIEAAWTRRSRSEAAKKPNRKSWKQRTDMYLRPFLLNVFFSKRFIHAKVMHRGTSKVISVATTNSRDLRNTLPSLTDNDAARVIGKLIAERSKEADVYAIAYEPGKNERIEGRLGIILDTIQQNGIIFV is encoded by the exons ATGTGTTGTTTGGTTAAAACAGATATTTCTCCCTTTACCTTAGTGAAGGAGAGTTCACCAAGAatggcttcttcttcttcttcattggcACCTCTATCTTTCTCCCTTTCCTCCGAATTGCTTCCATCCGGGTCGTCACACAAACCCAATTCCCTTTCATGGTCTTCTTCATTTCCCCATCTCAAAATTTCTGCTTCTTCAAATCTCTCTTTTCACAAG AAATTTGTCATTGAGGCTGCATGGACAAGAAGATCTCGGAGTGAAGCTGCAAAAAAGCCCAacaggaaatcatggaaacaaaGGACAGATATGTATTTGAGACCTTTTTTACTAAATGTTTTCTTTTCAAAACGATTTATCCATGCCAAAGTCATGCATCGAGGAACCAGCAAGGTGATATCTGTTGCTACCACAAACTCGAGAGACTTGAGGAACACATTGCCATCACTTACTGATAACGATGCTGCTAGGGTAATAGGCAAATTGATTGCAGAGCGATCAAAAGAAGCTGATGTCTACGCCATTGCATATGAACCTGGGAAGAATGAACGAATAGAAGGCAGACTTGGGATTATTCTTGATACTATTCAACAAAATGGCATcatatttgtttaa
- the LOC125852692 gene encoding UMP-CMP kinase 3-like isoform X2, which translates to MGTVVESANQGAVSLPTNKKVTVIFVLGGPGSGKGTQCSNIVEHFGYTHLSAGDLLRAEIKSGSENGTMISNMIKEGKIVPSEVTIKLLQRAIQENGNDKFLIDGFPRNEENRAAFELVTGIEPEFVLFFDCPEAEMEKRLLGRNQGREDDNIETIRKRFNVYMESSLPVIEYYNSKGKVRKIDAVKPVEEVFEAVKAVFTPANEKVAA; encoded by the exons GGAGCAGTAAGCCTGCCAACCAACAAGAAGGTCACTGTTATTTTTGTTCTAG GTGGCCCAGGCAGTGGTAAGGGCACCCAATGTTCTAATATTGTTGAACACTTTGGGTACACCCATCTAAGTGCTGGTGATCTTCTCCGAGCAGAAATAAAATCTGGTTCCGAGAATGG GACGATGATTTCGAACATGATTAAAGAAGGGAAAATTGTTCCATCAGAGGTAACAATTAAGCTTCTCCAACGAGCAATTCAGGAAAATGGCAATGACAAGTTTCTTATTGATGGTTTCCCCCGGAATGAGGAGAACCGTGCTGCTTTTGAGTTGGTC ACTGGAATTGAGCCTGAGTTTGTGCTCTTCTTTGATTGTCCTGAAGCAGAGATGGAGAAACGCCTTTTAGGTCGGAACCAG GGAAGAGAAGATGATAATATTGAAACAATAAGGAAGCGATTCAACGTTTACATGGAATCTAGTCTACCTGTTATTGAATATTACAACTCCAAGGGGAAGGTTCGAAAG ATTGATGCTGTAAAGCCCGTTGAAGAAGTATTTGAAGCCGTTAAAGCTGTTTTTACCCCAGCTAATGAGAAG GTTGCTGCCTGA